CTCGCGTGCGGTCGTGCTCACTGGAAAATATTCCCATCTGAATGGGCAGATCAATAATTACAATACCTTTGACGGAAGTCAGGTAACCTTTCCCCAGTTGCTGCAGAAATCCGGTTACCAGACGGCTATCGTTGGCAAGTGGCATTTGAAATCGGTACCCACGGGATTCGACTACCATGAAGTAATGCGTGGGCAAGGTCGTTATTACAATCCAACCCTCTACACCGATGGAAAACCTACGGAGTATGAAGGCTACAATACAGACGTGGTCGTGGACCGATCATTGAATTGGCTAAAGAGTCGGGACTCGGATCAGCCATTCATGCTGATGGCTCAATTCAAAGCCACTCACGGCCCCTTTCAACCAGCCTTGCGCCATCTGGGTGAGCTGGATGATGTCAGCGTTCCCATGCCGGACAATTTTTTCGACGACTACAGTGGCCGCAGTCGCGCTCCTGGTAATCACAATACCAGCATCGCAGAGGTAATGCCCCTTAGTAATCTAAGCCTCGAATATAGGAATATTCAGGGAGAGCAGCTCGCTGAATATCAGAGCCACTTCGCTGCGGCCAATGAGGCCTTTGAAAAGGCCAATCTACAAGGTGACGAACGGGCAAAGTGGCGTTACCAGCGCTTTATAAAAAACTTCCTTCTGACGAGCAAAGCTATCGATGAAAATGTAGGTCGTTTACTGAACTACCTTGACGAGAGTGGATTGGCGGAAAACACCATCGTGATCTACGCGGCAGACCAGGGCTTTTTTCTGGGGGAGCATGGTTGGTATGACAAGCGCTGGATGTATGAGGAGTGTTTGAAAACACCGCTCGTGGTTCGCTGGCCAGGGGTAACTCAAGCAGGTCAGGTCAATAATGATCTCGTTTCGAACCTGGATTTCGCTCCCATGTTTCTCGAACTGGCAGGAGCGTCGATTCCGAGCGCCATTCAAGGTCGCAGTTTGGTTCCTTTGTTGAAAGGCAATGCTCCTCAAAACTGGAGAAAGAGCTTCTATTACAAATACTACGGTGAGAGATTTGGGGGCAGTGTGAGTGAAGGCTACTATAATCATGGTGTGCCACCACATGAGGGTGTGGCCACCAGTCGCTACAAGCTCATCCATTTTAAGCACGACGAGGTGGATGAATGGGAGTTTTTTGATCACGAGCGTGATCCCAGTGAAATGAACAGCGAGTATGGGAACCCTGAATACGGACCGAAGATAGCTGAATTGAAAACAGAGATTGTCCGATTGAAAAATCATTACGGTGTCGATTAATGCGCCACACTAATTTTTAGAAAGGCACCATGAATAGGATTGTTTATCGTGCTCTGGTTTTATGGTTGGTTCTTCTTAGCACCTACGCTTCGGCGCAGAACAGATCCGCAGGAAATCAGAGCCGGTCTGTCATGTCTGATGAAGAGCTACTCGCCATAGCTCCCGAGGGCGTGACCGTGTTTCCCGACTTGGTTTATCGTGAAGGGCATGATGCCTGGAAACTTGATTTGGCGATGCCAACTGAGAAGTC
This genomic stretch from Opitutia bacterium ISCC 52 harbors:
- a CDS encoding sulfatase — encoded protein: MATFLVLLSLVFGLSSLCANDRPNILFIFSDDHTWQTISAYGHPLSKVVPTPNIDRIADEGIRFDRCLVTNSICAPSRAVVLTGKYSHLNGQINNYNTFDGSQVTFPQLLQKSGYQTAIVGKWHLKSVPTGFDYHEVMRGQGRYYNPTLYTDGKPTEYEGYNTDVVVDRSLNWLKSRDSDQPFMLMAQFKATHGPFQPALRHLGELDDVSVPMPDNFFDDYSGRSRAPGNHNTSIAEVMPLSNLSLEYRNIQGEQLAEYQSHFAAANEAFEKANLQGDERAKWRYQRFIKNFLLTSKAIDENVGRLLNYLDESGLAENTIVIYAADQGFFLGEHGWYDKRWMYEECLKTPLVVRWPGVTQAGQVNNDLVSNLDFAPMFLELAGASIPSAIQGRSLVPLLKGNAPQNWRKSFYYKYYGERFGGSVSEGYYNHGVPPHEGVATSRYKLIHFKHDEVDEWEFFDHERDPSEMNSEYGNPEYGPKIAELKTEIVRLKNHYGVD